From a single Candidatus Vogelbacteria bacterium genomic region:
- the nusA gene encoding transcription termination factor NusA has protein sequence MDLKALKGALDQLEEERNIPQDKIIEAIADSLVAAYKKDYGKKGQIVRAHFDMDSGKIEFQQIKIAVDNTTVRLAEEEPTDDLDERPRFNEEHHIWLEDAQKIKRDCQLGDELIFPLDTQEDFGRIAAQTAKQVIIQRIREAEKVSILDEYEGREGDIINGKVQKLDRGNVFIDLGRTTAILPYEEQVPGEYYRQGERIRAYLFKVEDTPRGIALKLSRSHPKFVEKLFAVEAPEIANGTVEVKAIAREAGSRTKIAVISHDQNIDAVGSCVGQKGSRVNTVITELGGEKIDIIEWSDRTETFIGSALSPAKINEVKIDEENRSATISVDPDQFSLAVGKGGQNVRLAAKLTGWRIDIVTPEGSNKDLAEVVEKVTTEETPTEPVSTEEATV, from the coding sequence ATCGATTTAAAAGCACTCAAAGGAGCTCTTGATCAATTAGAAGAAGAGCGCAACATTCCTCAAGATAAAATAATCGAAGCGATTGCTGACTCTTTGGTGGCCGCTTACAAAAAAGATTACGGTAAGAAAGGACAGATTGTCCGGGCTCATTTTGATATGGATTCAGGTAAAATTGAGTTCCAGCAAATTAAAATTGCTGTCGACAACACCACTGTCCGCCTAGCTGAAGAAGAACCAACTGACGACTTGGATGAACGACCTCGTTTCAATGAAGAACACCATATCTGGCTAGAAGACGCCCAGAAGATTAAGCGTGACTGTCAATTGGGAGACGAATTAATCTTTCCGCTCGACACTCAGGAAGATTTTGGCCGAATAGCCGCTCAAACAGCCAAACAAGTAATCATCCAACGAATCCGAGAGGCAGAAAAAGTCTCTATTTTAGATGAATATGAGGGACGCGAAGGCGATATTATTAATGGAAAAGTCCAAAAACTAGATCGGGGCAACGTTTTCATCGACCTTGGTCGAACAACAGCCATCTTGCCTTACGAGGAACAAGTGCCAGGCGAATATTATCGTCAAGGTGAACGGATCCGCGCTTATTTGTTTAAAGTAGAAGACACTCCTCGTGGCATTGCTTTAAAACTGTCTCGTTCTCATCCTAAATTTGTTGAAAAACTATTTGCTGTAGAAGCACCCGAGATCGCCAATGGCACCGTAGAAGTCAAAGCGATCGCCCGAGAAGCTGGTTCGCGCACCAAAATAGCAGTTATTTCTCACGACCAAAACATCGACGCTGTCGGTTCTTGTGTCGGCCAAAAAGGCTCACGAGTAAACACCGTTATTACCGAACTAGGGGGTGAAAAAATCGACATTATTGAATGGTCAGACCGAACTGAAACTTTTATCGGCAGTGCTTTATCACCGGCCAAAATCAACGAAGTTAAGATAGACGAAGAAAACCGCTCCGCTACTATTAGTGTCGATCCTGACCAGTTTTCACTAGCAGTTGGTAAAGGTGGCCAAAACGTCCGCCTAGCAGCCAAGCTAACTGGTTGGAGAATTGATATTGTTACCCCTGAAGGGTCAAATAAAGACTTAGCTGAAGTAGTAGAAAAAGTGACCACCGAAGAGACTCCCACTGAACCAGTTTCTACCGAAGAGGCTACTGTTTAA
- a CDS encoding inorganic diphosphatase: protein MKNLWHDIPFGKSNNKFNVIIEIPKLSRVKYELDKETGLIHVDRVLYSPMHYPANYGFVPQTLWDDGDPLDVLVMSHEPFVPGCLVEVRPIGIMEMQDDGEGDAKVLAVPTKDPRFNTVTDIRNLEPHTLDEISHFFKVYKDLQKKEVVVGEWLGHEEAEKAVDHSIEVYNQKYPRS from the coding sequence ATGAAAAATCTGTGGCACGACATTCCATTTGGAAAAAGTAACAATAAATTCAACGTCATTATCGAGATTCCAAAACTCTCTCGAGTCAAATATGAACTAGACAAAGAAACTGGATTAATTCATGTCGACCGTGTTTTGTATTCACCAATGCACTACCCGGCCAACTATGGTTTCGTACCTCAAACTTTATGGGATGACGGCGACCCGTTGGATGTTTTAGTTATGTCTCATGAACCATTTGTCCCAGGCTGCCTAGTCGAAGTTCGACCGATCGGTATTATGGAGATGCAGGACGATGGCGAAGGCGATGCTAAAGTTTTAGCAGTGCCAACCAAAGACCCTCGTTTTAACACTGTCACTGACATTAGAAATCTAGAACCACACACTTTGGACGAAATTTCTCACTTCTTCAAAGTTTACAAAGACTTACAAAAAAAAGAAGTGGTGGTGGGAGAGTGGCTTGGTCACGAAGAAGCCGAAAAAGCGGTAGACCACTCTATAGAAGTTTACAATCAAAAATATCCTCGTTCTTAA